The segment GAACTTAAGGTCTGAATCGTTACTTTATCATACCAAAGTCTGGGTCGTTCAATAATATAAacgaggttttaaaaaaatacacttgtGGATAATCGAATAATTGTTTTCACGCTAAAGTGTGTTTTAACTGTCTTATATGTTTGTACGTCTATAAATCTGCACACAGCAAGGTGTTTTAAGTACCATAGGTTACAAGCTGATCGTGGCAACACCATTGCATAGCGAAAGATGAATACTCGAGACTTTGATCTTAACCCGTTTACAAGTGCAGGTCATGTGACCCATGTTCTGTCAACTGTACGCGTTTCCTGCTTGTGCAGACGGTCCAGAACTCGCAAAGCAGAGGAGGACGCACAGCAACGGCTAACCGGTAAGTATctgtacttttgttgttttcacatGCCATCGTCTCCCGCCCCCTCCCTTTCAAAATACCGTTTCTGCTAGGAGTATTTGCTGGCAGCAGCCTGTAGATGGTCAAACACGTTTGTCGTTGGTGTAGAGGGGCGGCCGGTAGGCGTGCTGGTCCAGTTGCTGGGGCTATTTCCCGAACTGTCATCACCACTGTCCGCTGGACCTATGGTTTGGGACGCGTCATACATCGTTCAACAGAGACCGTCTGGCAGATGACGGATCTGCTGTGGGTACGAGACCGCTTTGTCATCACACGTGGGCGCACACCTAGCAAGGCCAGGAGGGACACTGCCGCGGATCAGGGAAAAGTCGGGTaaaggttggggggggggagtttcTCTAGCTAAGAAGTACATTTCATACTTATAGAGTTCATTGGTTACCTACATAatgtattctatatttatacaattcaattctataagtatagaataTGTTTGCTTAATTATATGTACAAAATCTGAACACAATGAGCAGAGTCGTATTTATATATCCtcaacaaaacattacacagtCGTAAAGAATAGCATATTTCTTAGTTCTGTAGACGACGTCTTGCCTTTGGATAGGTCAAACCGGCTCCGACTTTCTGATTTGGTAGAACAACCACAGAAACTACTGGTTGTTACACGTGCATCTGACTTGAGACAGAATCCTCTTGCTTACTTTCAACTGAAAGATGACTATCAGTGAAGATGGTTAGAAGTTAGATACATTCTTTCGCCGTTTGAAAGGTACTCGATTTGAGAGCTTTCTGTGGGTATGTAGGGGTGGATAGGGGTGGATAGGGGTGGGGTAGAGGTGTATTTGTGCATGATAGTGGAGGGGTGCGAAGTCGTATGTTTGCTGGTATTTATATATAGGCATATGGGAGAATGAGCGAAAGAGGTCACTATTCTTTATTGTCTTGCTTACTTAAATTTTACGAGTAATGTCATTTATACTCGCAAGTGAGAGTGTCTGCTAAGAACAAGAGAGATGCTGCTGATAGGATgtcaagagaaagagataagagagctaaagtgaaagaaaaaaatcaatgaagaattaaaaataaaccgtGGCAATTTTGTAGGTCAGTGGAACAATTATCTGACAGTCTTAGTGGAGATCGATTTCAAGCCGGCAACTCatcttgttttttctgtgtgaGTTAGTAATAAAATGCAGAAAGTTTGGGTCAAAGAagctcattatattttttttaattgtattgtctgctccattttttatttgcacACTATACTCAAACGAAACAATAACGAACCACAGACCTGAGGCGAAAATAGTAGCAGACCACTTGCTGGTGGCAGAAACGATAACAGTTCTATTGCTTATGGcaaaagcaatgaaaacaacAGCATACACTTGAAACAACATACCAGCGTCTCTGAGAAGACCACTCGTCTGTGGCACAAACAATAGCAGAGCACTTTTCTATGGCGAAAATAATAGCAGACCACTCGTCTGTGGCCAAAACAACAGGATACTCGCTTATGGCCCTGCCTCCTATATGTTTATGTCTGCACTGAGGCATTGTGTGCACTCTACAGGTTAGGAAACAACGCAACAAAACACTGGCAGAAAGACACCGCTGGCATTGACATTTTCGACAAAGCTGTCCCTCTCGGTATCCACCGACCAGAGTGAtcgaaaaagaaggaaaaaattaatGGACAGCCTATGTATATTCGTTTGAGCTCACGCGGACACCACATGTGTGGGCACATTTTGTGACACCGGGTACGTCACATCTTAGAGCAGATGGCCTCAGGGCGGCAAACTAGTTAGGACACAGGCTCTTTTTAGGGTGAGGACAGGGTAAACCAATCATATGAATGATTAGCTTCAGTCATGATTACATCCCGGAGGCGATATATCTGTGTCATTATTATTCAGGTATTGTTTGAAACCTTCCTaaaaaaaacgacaaacaggCTGTTCTAGTGACGAGCGAATAACATTACTCAAAGCAACATCActttggaagaaaaacaaacttaacgACATTAGGGGTGACGAAGATAACATCATAAAAATCGTTTTAAACCTATTTCACTAcgtacataaaaaaacaaacaaataaaacagtcaCTGCCGGGCACATTACAGTCGTCTGTCCTCGATAGCCTTCACGGTGCCTCTGGGACACTTGGCACCAACCTGACGATGGGTTGAGTGGGGCAATGGGCGAATGCAATAACGGTGATAACGTGCGAAAGTGAATTGCTCCTAGTTTCTGCACCATAGTAATACAACGCCATGGACTCATTATATCCTCTTCCTTTCGTTGTGTAAAGTGTCGGGAACTCTCAGCTTCCACGTGTGTCGTAAACCTGCCACCAGAGGGCGTGGGGCGGGGGTCTTTACGAGCAGTGACTCAAGCCTGAATattcgtgcatgtgtgtgtgtctgtgcgtgcgtcaTTCGTGTCTTTACAGTCGCTCTTCTACTTCCACTTATTCCATCCCTATAAAATGGCCTTTTTCCCTTAACGCTGAACATTTATTTTCGTTGATTCCAAACTCCGGCCTTAAAGCAAGCCAATTAGCTGTTTCATGGCATATTGTCCTCAAGCTCCCTTCGCGTGCAGTCTCTCCTCTTTTATTGGCGATGCCATGAACATTAGGCATGTACCCCAGCGTCTGTAGAGTAAGAGGAAAGTATGTTTCCGCGTGCAGTCGATAATGCAgacagaaactgaaaaaacTGCGCGGAGCTGTGTGTGACTGTTGCGCTAGTTACAGTTTGTCATATCAGCCTGTGCTCCTCTGCAATATCCAGGTTAGTTTTCGTTTGTCGCGCATCCATCCCAAAGGTTGGTCTGTGACGTTCGTCAGCGGGTAGACAATgtgcctgtgacgtcagcagcgcGAGGTGCTGGGGATGAACGCCGATAATGTGCTGCTTGTTTACACCAGTCACAATCACTGGTGGCGCCATGCAAACATAAATGTACAGCATCACGTCAGTGTTTTATAGGGCCTGCCTGCTAATGACTCTAATAAATACCTCGTTTAACAGTTTCCTCGGATGGTGAATGCTTgtcgtgtgtgcgtgcgtgtgagtcaACATAAAGCTCTCGTTGATTTGTCAGAAAAaaggtcctctgaactttttttttatgcattactgtattttctttagaaaagaCCGACATACATTTTAACTTCTGAATTCAATGAAGGCTGTGGCCAATGTTTTAGCACGCCCAAACGCACAGACAACTACAAATCCTACCATCACCAGCACCATCGTCACAGTAGCTATCAATCAACATATTAGCTGAAGATCCGTGGGCAGAGGGCTTTAGTTTCTTTTCTActtcaatatttcttgttttgattgtttatttgtcGGAAGATCTCCGATTTGTCAATGGAAATGTGTTTATCATAAAGACCCTCAACAGCGCAGCGAATCATTTGCTGTCGATATGCAGTGCTTTACAAGAActcaccatcatcaacaacagtaTGCTTTGTGTATTTGGTCGTCACAATGTCATGACAAAGTGTCATGTCATAAAGGCCCTCATCGTGCAATGACCCATTTACATAAAAATCCCATTTACTTGTAACTGGAACTTTAAATGCTACAGTTCTCAGTATGAGGTCTTAGGAGaagaacacaattttaaataaatgagacCAACTGGTTGGATTTATTGGGTAAAAGGATTTGGCACACTCTGCCTTGTGGAAAAACAGACATCAAAATTTGACAGACCAAAAGGGCTTATCATAGTAGTGCCTCATTCTTCGTGTTTAGTTTTTCTAACCAATGCATAATCAACGTTTCCGATAGTACATGTAACCATTCCGCTAATTTTTTCCGCCAGTGTTTAATGGCTGCATCATTGGACTGAGATTGCCAAGTCTCCACAGCCCTGATATACTTCACCTTGACCTCACTTCAGTGAGTGGCGCTGTGCACCGAGCATTTCCTCACGTCCCATTTAActcaaatttcatttttatccgACTCTGGCTCGAGACGAATCGCATGGCTAGTCATCCTTGAAACACTCGCTAGCCAGAAGAGCTTCGCAGTGCTTTTGATCAGAGGCGCGGGGGCACGGACAGCCAGTGACCCTGGCGCTCAACTCGTTCTTCCGTGTTGATTTAAACGAGGAAATTATTGAATTATTGACACTTTGTGCTCGTGGATAACACACATCAAAACTCGGCATCGATCGGTGGCACACCGTGTcgagaaaacaatattttaacgTTCTATAAGCTGCATTGCTACTTGGGGAAGAAGTGGGGACTGGTGGCGCTGTCGGCGAAGTCAGACATGGCTGATGGTCGATAGAACAGACGCGAGGTTCCGTCAAGGACATGTCTTCAAGGTAAGATGCAAAATTGTTTTCCCCTAAAACCCCAAGCCACTGGGTCAAGGTTGCAGCCAATAGGAGAGCTGTTCCTTATGCTAATTAGGCACTACACCCAATCGGTAAGGTGAAGTAGGCgtcctttctttttgtgattgGTACAGTCAAGGTTTTCAGGGACGATTTCTTGCTGTGAATTCAGCCTAGtcgctagaaaaaaaaatgcaccatgCCATACTTTAAATTCTACCAAATACTTTTATGTGTGAATACAGTGCGAGACTTTGTTTCCATAAGCATTTCAGATTCAGTCACGTTAAGTCGTGAATTCAGGCTGTAGTCGGCacaacttttataaaaaaaaatatggtatgttgtttaaaaaatacgATCTACATCCACCTCTCTTGTGTTGATGGTAAGTTGATGTGTAAGTGATGAAGTGATGTGATCTTCCTTGCACTAAAGGTGCATATGTGTGCCCAGATTGtgggaaataatattttgtactaAAGCTGTATCCAGTCATTAGGAACAATAACCCTACTGGGCTTTTAACTTGCTCGTGAGCAAGCAATCCAAAGGTGAAGAAGCATGCtgggaaaagaaatatttcaaacacgCACACATGGATATTTGCTTGCCTCTGTAACCCTTACTGTTGGCCCTTTCAAGGGAAATGTTTGCTTAAATAATCGAATCCAGAGATATCCATCTAGCAGGCGACAGCCCATTAGTAGGGCTTTTAGTCTCCCGCCAACACAAAATCGCCGGAAGAACAACATTCCTGAGTATTTGGGTTATACCAATCTCGGTCTTGCTGCCAGTCGGAATACTGAAATTAGTAGTTACCATTCTCTGTGCTTATTCAACAACAGGTTACACTGAATGTATGTTgtcaaaactaaaaagaaactCAAAAGAGAAACTCAAAACTGCAGCCAACGGGGAGATGGGACATTTGGCGTATCTTTGGATGTTTGACATGACAGTTGAACTTCTTGTTGACATGACTTTCATTTCGCATGATCTTTGAAGGCTTTGATCTTTGAGACCAAGGACGGAGGCACAGATTGGGAATGTTGGAAAGAAGTGTCATttacacatacagaaaaagtaGATCTTGTACTGAACACACCCACGTGGTATGAAATCCGATGTTGCTCTTTTGTAGGCCTTTAAGGACAGTAACCCAGAATCCTGATGAACGCAAAGTAGCCACCACCCCACCCATACcctacaaacacaaaaaagacaaattgatgCGTCTGAAAAAAGGGAGCGTTTCCTTAATTCCTCACCTTATACACTCTCAATCCACTTACGCTTGTATGTTCATGCAAACATACTCGCACACGCGCGCGAAAAGAACTCCACTGACGGTTGGAATAGATTAAAGATGGCGGAATATCATGGCTTCTGTAAGCGGAGTTAGAGAAGGTGACACAGCAGACTGCCCTTATCAACCCTGCAGATGCATACTTGCTTGGCTACTTATCACCGATCTGTGACTAACTGACAGGTCCTGGCTGAAGTCCACTGGACGCAATATTGGAACCCATGTTGGTTTATTTGTATCACCAATAGGAAGATGGCAGAAGATATTTCAGTCGCACGCTATCCAGAAATTGAAATCATTTCTCTTTACGGGGCATCGTATAGACACCACGAGCTTACAACATTTTGTGCAGTTTACtcgaaaaaaagagacagactCCTTTTTCAATCCGCTTCTTATTGTTGCCCTTTACCCTTCTTTTGGTggtcttcttcttgttctttttcttgttttctttttgggtttttttttttttttgttctttttgatgttgttcgtattatttacataattatttctaGTTAGAATATAAGCATTCAGGGATTACAGTAATATAAAGATAACATTTATCCCCTAACCTTATCAAGTTCTTGGGTAGTGAGGTATTAGAGACTTCACTGTTCTCGGGACCAGCTTTACTTGAGGAGGGTGTCCATCTCCTCGTTGCCTTACTATCCCCAACCCTCCatggagtcagatacccattcccgccagctgctTCGactggggaagtttgctgcactagATGGTGTGTGAGAAGGGATTAGCATGCAATTGCTTTTCAAAtttatgatattttatttttacacttaCGATAAATATGCACTTTACTCCGGTGGTGGATGCTCTATTTatatctgttatttttaaacgctgaataaatgaatggactgtttatgaaatttatttgtctttatttttatttaaaatatgtcgTTTTACCAGTTGTAAAATCGAAGAGAATTTCTCATGAAATATTCACGTGAAAATCTTGGCCTGTGGCGAAAGGAGTGGAAAGAGACGAGAGACTGGCATTCTGAGTGAACCAACGGTGTTGATGGGCGAGCGGCACTTTTGTTGGAaagtctttaattatttttaagatataatcttgataaatataatgttttacTTCTTAAAAGCAAGCTGGTGGCATTTAGAAGCCTCGCTTTAAAATAAAGACCTATACGTCTGGCCGTTGCTAATTAGCGTATTTTGCACACGTCATTATTTGGCGTGTAATCACACACAATATTCTTTAGCGGGTAAATGTGCACATGGTAAGTGTTTAgggtgtttattattgtttagcATGTAAATGTACAGGCGGTGACGGTTTAAACGTGTATAGTGGAATACGATCGTGCCTTAATCAACATGTCAAGGCATTTCATCACGCTAGATCAGgaaataatttactgttttaaaatgtcCTCCGCATGACCGGTAGTCCATGAGCTCGGCAATAGAACGGAAATTACTGTCTGTTGATTTCATATCCAcgttatttttatgtattcttGTACTCTCGTTAGCTTTGGATTGCtgctgagatgatgatgattctttGTCACTGTTCTCTTTCCTGGAGTTTGCTACTGGTTGCTAGTGACTACTGCGCTGTTTTGGAAATGTATGCTGGTACAGAAAGATCCGGATGCCTTTGGCAAGCATTAACCACAAACTGAGCCCTGTGTCAAGCAGGGTGCAACTTGAGGACCACTTTCATCTCTTGAGCGCAAGAGAAAACACGTTTTCCTCCCATGATTTCCACTGCACAAGCCCCTTTCCAATAATCACATTAGCAGCCGGTTGTGATAGTGTTACTGCATGCACGTGCCTAAGGTCGTGTAACGTCAGACATCCCATTAGTCTGCAGCGCTCAGGGTCACAGAAAGTTTGCTCAcaataaaaggtaaaggtcgtacACTAACGTTTTTTTAGGTCGAAGGATCGTGGCGAAGAGTTAAAGATCACACCTTTCTCGGGGCCAACTTTTTTGTGCGGTCGCACCCAACCCCTATCCTTCTCCCTGCACCCGTTTCAAACAGGTGATCCTCTCTACGCCAAATGCGCCTGTAGTTGCGGACGCCGGTGCTGTTTGCTTTGGTTTGAGTGGGTACTCAGAATAGCCGATGAAATGTTCTGAGAGAAGTTAACTTTTCGTGCGATTTTTTTACAATGCTTACGTTTTCGTATTTGTTGTATGCATTCATAATCGTATCGACATTCAGTCGTGCACACCGTTGCCTTGTCAAGTATGGATGGACAGGTTTTCGCTGGTTTTGCGGGGAGAGTGCTTCCTCCAAGAGCAATGGGAATAATAGCTGTGGGATGGGTCAATGAGGGGGCAGTGAGGCAGCTGTTAACTGCTCATGTCATTCTTGCTAGCTGTAGTCTTCACTCATGATATGTGAAATCGTTGTTACCTTCAACATTTCAGCTGCTCAATAGTATATAAAAGGTCGTGTGTATGGGGGTTGACAATGCTGACTTCACATACCTAAAATATACGATGTGCACGTATTATTATCTACAATTTGTCATTTACATAACTGAAAACTTGTTTTATATGTGAAATCCGTTTCGGATTGATATGTGGTAACTGTTTATAGAAGacgattgttttctttttttttaaatgtattgatGCTAtctttatacatttatgttagtttaataatttattttatagtcaaaaattcatttataattatataattcattttttttcctagtctTCTGACTGACATAATATTTTATCGCCATATAAAGTTTGGGGGAAGAACGGGGATATCAAGATGAACCATCCATAGGAGTgtaaaaaagagaggaaaggcTGTTCGATACAGGTGCATGATCTATAATGGTGATTTCCTGTCTGTGCAGGCGACGCGCACTGGAGCAAGCTCCTGCAGGTCAACGGGTCCGATGCTGACGCCGCCCTCGTCCGCCGCCTGTCCAGCAAACGCGCCAAGTCGCCCACAGGTGTTTCCCATGGACGCAAGCGTTCTCGCGAGCCCTCGAGCGAGCGTACAGCCTTCCACCCTGGTGGCGATGGTGGTGTGAGTAGCGGAGGAGGTGGAGGTAGAGTAGGACTAGGCGATGAAGCGATGTGTAGCGTGCGAGTGGTCGCCCCTCGGCCTCGCGACGGTCTGCTGGCCACCATCGCGTCTCGGATCCGCCACTGGCTTCAGTCGCGGCGGAAGTACGAGATCTCTCCCCGAGATCCCTTCCTCAACACCTCGTCTTCCTCTGCCGTCTCGACGCCGAGCAAAGAGCAGAAAGGTGTCAAGGACGCGGTCATCAAGGACACTGTGATGCCGGACTGTGACGCCGTGCTCAACCGTTGCGGCGCTGGACGCCTCAGTCCTCGTTTGCCGCAGCGCCTGCCCAACGGTTTCGCCGCCGCTACTGCGGCCGAAACGGGAAAGATCCCACTGCAGCGGTCCCCTGTAGCCCCGAGGCActcaaagaaacagaaatccCCCTCCACTCCTTCCAAAATGGTCTCGGCAGTAGCAGCGGCCGCAGCCATCACATTCACCTCCTCTAAACCCTCGCCAGTGGCGCCACTCAAGGCAAAGTCGAAAAGCCCAGTCGTGGACATCAAGATAGAGGTGGTGGACGTCTCTGGTCACTCGCCTTCCGCCCTCAGCCCCTCCGCCCACCGCTTGCTGGCCAGCTCGCGGCGTCACCTTTTGCGGCAGTCGCGCAGCAAGCTGAAAGATCGTGCAGTGCTCATCACCTCCCTCATGCCGGATGCCTCAGCCTTGTGTCACCAgcccctcaccaccaccatcagctgCCCTCCACAGGCCGAAGTCGTGGCGGGAGCTGCTGGCTTCGGCGACCCGCTTCTTCAGTCAGCCCTTCGGCGCTGCCACTCCTGGCCGCTGCCCAGAAGGAAGGCTATCCCGGGTGAGAGACTGGCCCGTCCCCATTTTATCTGACATTTTATCTGGCCTTCATTCAGTCGCGGTCTTGCGCCTACGTAGCCAAGGAGACCGCCCTAGCTCAAATCTAATGGTTAAAAATGATtatcttttatatcatttttatgTATGAAATAGTATATGTGACTATGTTGATTATActttagaaacattttgtgcCATTTATAAATAAGCCACAATAACTACAAGCAGGAGGAGCCTGACATTCTCAGACAAAGGAAAGGATGTTTCGCCCTAAAATGTCTGTAATGTAAGTGGCCTTCGGCTGAAAGACGGCTGATCCTAGTACTATctgttgtgggttttttgtttggttgttgacAGATTTTACcactaaatgatattttttttatcctttgtcATTGTgtaattctttcattttcagacGACGACGAGTGTCCAGACAGTGCAAAAGAAGAAGCCCTTCAGAGGTAGGTTTTCCTTGGGATGGGTCCCCGTGTGACGAATGTATGACCCATCAAGTTGTACTTGCATCAAGTGCCCCtgtgtaaacagaaaaagttaccagactgcttttttttttttttcaacagaccGCTGAGCTCACGAAAGATCTTATTTCCAGAAAATCTATCTCCATTCTCGACAAACAAAGCTTATGAACTttaccatcaacatcaagaggTCAGAATCATGACCACGAAAGGGCATGGCTGCACAGAGGTCGTACAAGTTACAGCCAGTGGGAATGCTGGGAGCGTATGTTGAATATGTTACAGGAGGCTAGTCAAAATTGTCCGCGGTGCGTCTGGACATTTCTCCACCCTCCATCTTACCCCACTCCATCAGtcttgggttgtttttttgtttgtttttttttcttcttctttttctgttctcagTGGGCCTTTTGTCGACATTGACAGGCATCAGTGTTCAGATAATTTCCTTGAAACGATTTTCCTAAGTTCTTGACATCTTTCAAGTTTTCTTGCAGCTGccgttaaaaaataaacaagcaagcGCGGGTTAATTGgttgtctttcattctttgtttgcTCGGCTCCCGCCGACCACGAGTAAAATTGCCCAAGTGACTTGTACAAACTTTACACTTTATGGATGGTCGtgattgtcgtctgcttttttcCGACCATCAAGTCTTGTCGATCGATCACTCTCTTCGTCGGCTGCTTTGCTTCTCGGCTTTAATGTTTGTCATTAAAAGTGagagttgtctctcttttttgCGTAGTAGCCCGAtcaacttgatttttttttaaacagcttgACTCATATCGTTAATCACATTAATGATATCGTCCAGATATGTGTTAGAAAAATGTGCATCTCACGATCAGTTTATTTCTAAAGTTTAGAAACCTGATATTCCTTGATGGCAATGGGGGCGATGTTTATTAGATAAGATCGGGTGAGAAAAGGACTGCTACTTAATAACTTCACCACCTGGTTTTGCTATCTGCTCATTATTATTCGAGTGGCGAAACTGGATCTTCAGGCAAAGCCTCTTTGTCGGAAGTTCTCCCAATGGTTTTCCTGCTACATCTTTCACTGACAAAGAATCGACTGTGCAGGTGTCGTCCTAGTGTCTGGACATCGTCCATATTTGTATATAGCTACTTCTCCACTGCTTTGAAAGCATTCGTCCGCGTTTTCCTGCCGAAATTCTTTGGCCTTGCAGATGAAACATTATTTAGTGTATTTGATTAAGTAAAAATCGCATCGTCTGCCTCTTGCCTCGGAATATTGATATTGAGAGATTTCTGTCAAACTTACAAATGCAAAGGTTCAGTtgtctgcaatttttttctcgCAACAAACCTCTTATTTTCTGTATTGTTCTGTCACAAAAAAGAGTTTTCATTTTCCGAAGCAATACTTATTATTGTAGCCGAACTCGCTGACCTCAACATAAATCTTGTCTAGCAAGTAGGTTGTATGTGCCGATGGCGATCGGAAAGCAGCTTGAACAACTTTTCTTATGGCGAGTT is part of the Pomacea canaliculata isolate SZHN2017 linkage group LG13, ASM307304v1, whole genome shotgun sequence genome and harbors:
- the LOC112554564 gene encoding kinase suppressor of Ras 2-like isoform X1; protein product: MGYMESCDWSEESISMALPFRSSKIRSSRRSRTRKAEEDAQQRLTGDAHWSKLLQVNGSDADAALVRRLSSKRAKSPTGVSHGRKRSREPSSERTAFHPGGDGGVSSGGGGGRVGLGDEAMCSVRVVAPRPRDGLLATIASRIRHWLQSRRKYEISPRDPFLNTSSSSAVSTPSKEQKGVKDAVIKDTVMPDCDAVLNRCGAGRLSPRLPQRLPNGFAAATAAETGKIPLQRSPVAPRHSKKQKSPSTPSKMVSAVAAAAAITFTSSKPSPVAPLKAKSKSPVVDIKIEVVDVSGHSPSALSPSAHRLLASSRRHLLRQSRSKLKDRAVLITSLMPDASALCHQPLTTTISCPPQAEVVAGAAGFGDPLLQSALRRCHSWPLPRRKAIPDDDECPDSAKEEALQSAGLNGQESLEDCSIRFDDLEIGECIKTGRRCKIYKARWHGDVYVHLFGELVKRPDREGFWRDVAKLCRIRHENINLFMGACTMAPNLAVITSFIAGKSLFEHIHVQKEKMTLHTRVQVLQGVAQGMGYLHAKGIVLRKLNTSNIFLTPRVKVSAIDFSLSEARHNRKDYATIPRGHLTYVAPELLKTLRIVPPRLVPKSAPSPESDVFAFGTIMYEVLGGSYPYPGFPPESIIWSVCSGHRQNLSHVNCTLPLKTLIEECWSQEPLYRPDFPELSKELHKNSPQYKRHSSSEPERLNRSPGVLE